In one window of Tellurirhabdus rosea DNA:
- a CDS encoding 3-keto-disaccharide hydrolase yields the protein MKTLILSALVAAFVAFEKPQTPNTLTAKEKKEGWKLLFDGKTTKGWRGAYKDAFPTAGWSVQDGMLTIEKADGRESRNAGDIVTDEEFSNFDLQFEFKLTEGANSGVKYFVVEQQPKPAGSAFGLEFQVLDDDKHPDAKMGRNGNRTVGSLYDLIPAKDKAAKAIGEWNQGRVLVRGTHVEHWLNGKKVVEYERGSEAFREMVAQSKYKTPDYNKNGRFGEAPKGHILLQDHGDRVYFRNIKIKPLEARM from the coding sequence ATGAAAACCCTAATTCTATCTGCCCTCGTTGCTGCATTCGTAGCGTTTGAAAAGCCCCAGACGCCGAATACGCTGACGGCTAAGGAGAAAAAAGAAGGCTGGAAGCTGCTTTTTGACGGTAAAACGACAAAAGGCTGGCGCGGTGCCTACAAGGACGCTTTCCCGACCGCTGGCTGGTCTGTGCAGGACGGTATGCTGACCATTGAGAAAGCCGACGGACGGGAGTCGCGGAACGCCGGTGACATCGTTACGGACGAAGAATTCAGCAATTTCGACCTCCAGTTTGAATTCAAACTGACCGAGGGCGCCAATAGCGGCGTGAAGTATTTTGTGGTGGAGCAGCAGCCTAAGCCCGCCGGGTCGGCGTTTGGACTGGAATTTCAGGTGCTGGACGACGACAAACACCCGGACGCGAAGATGGGCCGGAACGGCAACCGCACGGTCGGTTCGCTCTACGACCTGATTCCCGCCAAAGACAAAGCGGCAAAGGCCATCGGCGAATGGAACCAGGGCCGGGTGCTGGTCAGAGGAACGCATGTGGAGCACTGGCTCAACGGGAAGAAAGTGGTAGAATACGAACGCGGCAGCGAAGCCTTCCGCGAAATGGTAGCCCAGAGCAAGTACAAAACGCCGGACTATAACAAAAACGGCCGTTTTGGCGAAGCGCCGAAGGGCCACATCCTGCTTCAGGACCACGGCGACCGGGTTTATTTCCGGAACATCAAAATCAAACCGCTGGAGGCCAGAATGTAA
- a CDS encoding ABC transporter ATP-binding protein, which translates to MQLTIQNLSKTYPNGVKALDDVSLTIPTGMFGLLGQNGAGKSTLMRTLATLQDADSGSAFLGDIDVLNQKDAVRRLLGYLPQEFGVYPKVAAVDMLDHLAILKGVTNGSQRKELVNALLQRVNLYEHRKKAVSSYSGGMRQRFGIAQALIGNPKLIIVDEPTAGLDPGERNRFYNLLSEIGENVIVILSTHIVQDVMELCNNMAIIHKGRVLYSGSPGTAVDQLEGSIWEKSITKAELPEYQKQFTVISNKLVAGKPLIHIYSDDVPGPGFHPTRPDLEDVFFSMIEGHTELMNNEK; encoded by the coding sequence ATGCAGCTCACGATCCAAAACCTGTCCAAAACCTACCCCAACGGGGTCAAAGCCCTCGACGACGTTTCGCTCACGATTCCAACCGGCATGTTTGGGCTGCTGGGGCAGAACGGGGCGGGCAAATCCACCCTGATGCGCACGCTGGCGACGCTCCAGGACGCAGACAGCGGCTCGGCCTTCCTCGGCGACATCGACGTGCTCAACCAGAAAGATGCCGTTCGGCGGCTACTGGGTTATCTGCCCCAGGAATTCGGGGTTTACCCGAAGGTAGCGGCCGTGGACATGCTCGACCACCTCGCCATTCTGAAGGGAGTGACCAACGGCAGCCAGCGGAAGGAACTGGTCAACGCCCTGCTCCAGCGGGTGAATCTCTACGAACACCGCAAAAAAGCGGTGAGCAGCTACTCCGGGGGCATGCGGCAGCGTTTTGGCATCGCCCAGGCACTTATCGGCAACCCCAAACTCATCATCGTCGACGAACCCACGGCGGGCCTCGACCCCGGCGAGCGCAACCGCTTCTACAATCTCCTTTCCGAAATCGGCGAGAACGTCATCGTCATCCTTTCGACCCACATCGTTCAGGACGTCATGGAGCTCTGCAACAACATGGCGATCATTCACAAAGGACGGGTGTTGTACAGCGGCTCTCCCGGCACCGCGGTGGATCAGCTGGAGGGCAGCATCTGGGAAAAGTCCATTACCAAAGCGGAATTGCCGGAATACCAGAAGCAGTTTACCGTCATTTCGAATAAACTCGTGGCGGGCAAACCGCTGATTCACATTTACAGCGACGACGTTCCCGGCCCCGGCTTCCACCCCACCCGCCCGGACCTGGAAGACGTGTTTTTCTCCATGATTGAAGGACATACGGAGTTAATGAATAATGAAAAATGA
- a CDS encoding sugar phosphate isomerase/epimerase family protein: MTETVNRRQFLQAAGLTALAMSAGATAFAETIRKKSGLKIGYSAITWGGKDEQAIKDVAALGFKGIQLRANTFKPFGAKPSELKAMLDQHGLTLAMFSSGNVEIDPAKEQSTIDMHVAHASFVKALGGSSLQLTNNVRPKDRQPTPEELKRLARVMNEIGKQTADMGVQAAYHNHMHQLGETPEEVDIIAQEMNPKYVKLLLDIAHYHQGGGNPAKAVKQYKDLLYALHLKDTRSPLPDKPDNPKAYKFVELGQGNVDIPAVFAALRDIKFNGWGVIELDGIPDPGKTAAQCAQISRDYITKNLNFTI; the protein is encoded by the coding sequence ATGACTGAGACTGTAAATCGCAGACAGTTTCTCCAGGCCGCCGGTCTGACGGCTCTGGCAATGTCTGCCGGAGCAACTGCTTTTGCGGAAACGATCCGTAAAAAATCCGGACTGAAAATCGGTTACTCAGCCATTACCTGGGGCGGCAAGGACGAACAGGCCATCAAAGACGTGGCGGCTCTCGGCTTCAAGGGAATTCAGTTGCGGGCCAATACGTTCAAGCCTTTCGGTGCCAAACCTTCCGAACTGAAGGCTATGCTCGACCAGCACGGCCTGACGCTCGCCATGTTCTCCAGCGGTAATGTGGAAATTGACCCGGCCAAGGAACAAAGTACCATTGACATGCACGTGGCGCACGCCAGTTTTGTCAAGGCGCTGGGCGGCTCGTCCCTGCAACTGACCAACAACGTCCGTCCCAAAGACCGTCAGCCCACCCCGGAAGAACTTAAGCGGCTGGCCCGGGTGATGAACGAAATCGGCAAGCAGACGGCCGACATGGGCGTGCAGGCGGCTTACCACAACCACATGCACCAGCTCGGCGAAACGCCCGAGGAGGTAGACATCATCGCGCAGGAGATGAACCCCAAATACGTCAAACTCCTGCTCGACATTGCGCACTACCACCAGGGCGGCGGCAATCCGGCAAAAGCCGTGAAGCAGTACAAAGACCTGCTGTACGCGCTGCACCTGAAAGACACCCGAAGCCCGCTGCCCGACAAGCCGGACAATCCCAAAGCGTATAAATTCGTCGAACTGGGACAGGGGAACGTCGACATTCCGGCCGTGTTCGCTGCCCTGCGGGATATCAAATTCAACGGCTGGGGCGTCATCGAACTGGATGGCATTCCCGACCCCGGCAAAACGGCCGCCCAGTGCGCCCAGATCAGCCGGGATTACATTACGAAAAACCTCAATTTTACTATTTAG
- a CDS encoding RagB/SusD family nutrient uptake outer membrane protein gives MKVNHIIKPLRILGLAALLLSGQSCKDLLEEKVISGIGNDYMNTSKGFEDAVRAAYSSLRYYYGTQQGLTMSEYGTDIYATGADGGYKGFHFYDGQLNPTVDYLANTWDELYKGVNTCNAVIERAPKVAGVTDAVKKLRVAEAKFLRATYYFLLQQQWGAIDLRLTETLVPTKDTKRATEAEIYNQIIKDLNEAIADLENKGQSSDYGRATKATAEAMLAKVYLAKAYSTSKAADDFTKAAALCNNVIKNYNFKLQDDFAQVFDENNQVNSEIVFAVQYTTDQLANTTNNTGAANGGNNLHLFFGMQYDVQPGMVRDVFYGRPFKRLRPTNYLLNTVFADRTNDSRYKKTFRDTWLSNSPGTFNSSFDNSKAKLTFAANDTTIFIPGYEMPLAERAKKKYQVLTPSMYNEALFPTLQKFFDTKRADRTEERGTRDFFVIRLADVYLMLAEAQVQAGNVADAVTAINAVRFRAGWPGRKEAMLVTAKDMNMELIIEERARELAGEQTRWLDLKRWGLLVDRVKKHNPQAAVNIQNFHVVRPIPQTQIDRSAKGSDGKSVFTQNAGY, from the coding sequence ATGAAAGTCAATCATATCATTAAACCTCTTCGGATACTGGGACTGGCAGCGCTTCTGCTGTCTGGGCAATCCTGTAAGGACCTTTTGGAGGAGAAAGTCATTTCCGGTATTGGCAATGATTACATGAATACCTCGAAAGGCTTCGAGGATGCCGTGCGGGCCGCTTATTCTTCCCTGCGTTACTACTACGGTACGCAGCAGGGGCTGACCATGTCGGAATACGGCACGGACATTTATGCCACGGGTGCCGACGGCGGCTACAAAGGCTTCCACTTCTACGACGGACAACTGAACCCGACGGTCGATTACCTGGCGAACACCTGGGACGAGCTTTACAAAGGCGTAAACACCTGTAACGCCGTCATCGAGCGGGCTCCGAAAGTAGCGGGCGTCACCGACGCGGTGAAGAAACTGCGCGTGGCCGAGGCGAAATTCCTGCGGGCGACCTACTACTTCCTGCTGCAGCAGCAGTGGGGCGCCATAGACCTGCGCCTGACCGAAACACTGGTGCCGACCAAGGACACCAAGCGGGCGACGGAGGCCGAAATCTACAACCAGATCATCAAGGACCTCAACGAGGCCATTGCTGACCTGGAGAACAAAGGCCAGTCCAGCGATTACGGCCGGGCTACCAAAGCCACCGCCGAAGCCATGCTGGCGAAGGTGTACCTGGCTAAAGCCTACTCGACCTCCAAAGCGGCGGATGACTTCACGAAAGCGGCAGCTCTCTGCAACAACGTCATCAAGAATTACAATTTCAAACTACAGGACGACTTCGCCCAGGTGTTCGACGAGAACAACCAGGTGAACTCCGAAATCGTGTTTGCCGTGCAGTACACAACCGACCAGCTGGCCAACACCACCAACAACACGGGGGCGGCCAACGGCGGGAACAACCTGCACCTGTTCTTCGGCATGCAGTATGACGTGCAGCCGGGCATGGTACGGGACGTGTTCTACGGCCGGCCGTTCAAGCGGCTGCGCCCGACCAACTACCTGCTGAATACGGTGTTTGCGGACCGCACCAACGATTCGCGTTACAAAAAGACGTTCCGCGATACCTGGCTCAGCAACAGCCCGGGCACGTTCAACTCGTCGTTCGACAACTCTAAGGCCAAACTGACCTTTGCCGCCAACGACACCACCATCTTCATTCCGGGCTACGAAATGCCGCTGGCCGAACGGGCCAAGAAGAAGTACCAGGTGCTGACGCCGAGCATGTACAACGAGGCCCTGTTCCCGACGCTGCAGAAGTTCTTCGATACCAAACGCGCTGACCGTACGGAGGAGCGCGGAACTCGCGACTTCTTCGTCATCCGTCTGGCCGATGTGTACCTGATGCTGGCTGAAGCCCAGGTGCAGGCCGGCAACGTGGCGGATGCCGTTACGGCGATCAATGCGGTTCGTTTCCGGGCGGGCTGGCCGGGCCGGAAAGAGGCCATGCTGGTTACCGCCAAGGACATGAACATGGAACTGATCATCGAAGAACGCGCCCGCGAACTGGCCGGCGAGCAGACCCGCTGGCTGGACCTCAAGCGCTGGGGCCTTCTGGTGGACCGGGTGAAGAAGCACAACCCGCAGGCCGCCGTGAACATCCAGAACTTCCACGTCGTGCGCCCGATTCCGCAGACGCAGATCGACCGGAGCGCCAAAGGCTCGGACGGAAAGTCGGTTTTCACGCAGAATGCAGGCTATTAA
- a CDS encoding mechanosensitive ion channel family protein: MNQVISEYFPLFQQYASRVLLAILTLVVGFWLIGRVVRLMTATLKHRHVDETIIPFLRSIVEVVLKVVLIISVAGMFGVQTTSFVALIGAAGLAIGLALQGSLSHFASGVMILMFKPYRVGDLISVTGFTGEVEAVHVFNTILKTLDNKRIIIPNSSITSGPITNISGQGTIRVDMQFNVAASEPVARVREVVQEVAASCPYVLPAPPVDVLVNSLQIGYVTYDIRPWCKSEHFWDTYYYMQENIKNAFDAQGIKGPKPAMDVSMAERLGPTLPLSPDAQPVRVVVGGTKTEK, from the coding sequence ATGAACCAGGTTATCAGCGAGTATTTCCCGCTTTTTCAACAGTACGCCTCACGTGTTCTGCTGGCGATTCTGACCTTAGTGGTCGGTTTCTGGCTTATCGGAAGAGTTGTCCGCCTCATGACAGCAACACTGAAGCACCGCCATGTCGATGAGACCATTATTCCCTTTTTGCGCTCCATCGTTGAAGTAGTGCTAAAGGTAGTGTTAATCATCAGTGTGGCCGGCATGTTCGGGGTCCAGACCACATCGTTTGTCGCACTGATTGGGGCCGCCGGTTTAGCCATTGGATTAGCCCTACAGGGCAGTTTGTCGCATTTTGCCAGTGGCGTGATGATTCTTATGTTCAAGCCTTACCGGGTCGGTGACCTTATCAGCGTTACCGGCTTTACGGGCGAAGTCGAAGCGGTTCATGTCTTCAACACCATCCTGAAAACCCTTGACAATAAGCGTATTATTATCCCAAACAGCAGCATTACGTCCGGCCCCATCACGAACATCTCCGGCCAGGGGACTATTCGAGTCGATATGCAGTTCAACGTGGCCGCCTCCGAACCCGTGGCGCGTGTCCGGGAGGTCGTGCAGGAGGTAGCGGCTTCCTGCCCCTACGTTCTTCCGGCGCCGCCGGTGGACGTGCTGGTAAACTCTCTCCAGATTGGGTATGTCACTTACGACATCCGGCCCTGGTGCAAAAGCGAACACTTCTGGGATACCTATTACTACATGCAGGAAAACATCAAAAATGCCTTTGACGCTCAGGGCATAAAAGGACCAAAGCCAGCCATGGACGTCAGCATGGCCGAGCGGCTTGGTCCGACCCTCCCCCTTTCGCCTGACGCGCAACCGGTCCGGGTTGTTGTTGGCGGGACGAAAACCGAGAAATAA
- a CDS encoding FecR family protein, translating into MKHFSAYTAEELATDDLFVRWVQHPDDAEVASFWEGWLLYHPNRRDTVETARQLVRIASQPDREVLAGDEVRSLWGRIRTSIQEMPELQPLQPDVQSFVARWYFFRSVGAAAGIVLFLGWMLWTQWSQAMQTFRTSYGTSQTVTLPDGSVVTLNGNSELRFARVWSDEMPRAVWLKGEAFFSVAHRPIGRGERHFRVHTDKLTVEVEGTQFNVSDRQEATRVVLSSGKIRLMLNGQDQVIDMKPGESVEVKKEAQPDKPALVRRQQVDPKEETAWKEHRLVFNETSLADVARLMSETYGLTLQFQEPQLADIRITGTVPSEDVDVLLMALARTSDLTVNRNGSVVTVAPDANR; encoded by the coding sequence ATGAAGCACTTCTCAGCCTATACCGCCGAGGAGCTGGCCACGGACGATTTGTTCGTCCGCTGGGTCCAGCACCCCGACGACGCCGAAGTGGCTTCGTTCTGGGAGGGCTGGCTGTTGTATCATCCGAACCGCCGGGATACCGTGGAAACGGCCCGTCAGCTGGTGCGGATAGCGTCTCAGCCGGACCGGGAGGTACTGGCCGGGGACGAAGTGCGGTCCTTGTGGGGGCGCATCCGGACTTCCATTCAGGAGATGCCCGAACTGCAGCCCTTACAGCCCGATGTGCAGAGCTTTGTGGCCCGCTGGTATTTCTTTCGCTCCGTTGGAGCCGCCGCCGGAATCGTGCTTTTTCTGGGCTGGATGCTGTGGACGCAGTGGTCGCAGGCGATGCAGACGTTCCGGACTTCCTACGGTACCTCGCAGACGGTGACCCTGCCGGACGGCTCCGTGGTGACGCTGAACGGCAACAGCGAACTGCGCTTCGCCCGCGTCTGGTCCGACGAAATGCCCCGGGCCGTCTGGCTGAAAGGAGAAGCTTTTTTCTCGGTAGCCCATCGGCCCATTGGCAGGGGAGAACGCCATTTTCGGGTCCATACCGACAAACTGACGGTGGAAGTCGAAGGTACCCAGTTCAACGTCTCGGACCGGCAGGAGGCTACCCGGGTGGTGCTTTCTTCCGGCAAGATAAGGCTGATGCTGAACGGCCAGGACCAGGTAATCGACATGAAGCCGGGCGAGTCGGTAGAAGTGAAAAAAGAAGCCCAACCCGACAAACCCGCGCTGGTACGCCGCCAGCAGGTAGACCCGAAGGAAGAAACGGCCTGGAAAGAACACCGGCTGGTTTTCAATGAAACGTCGCTGGCCGACGTTGCGCGGCTAATGTCCGAAACCTACGGGCTGACGCTCCAGTTTCAGGAGCCGCAACTGGCCGACATCCGCATCACCGGCACCGTCCCGAGCGAAGACGTGGATGTGCTGCTGATGGCCCTGGCCCGCACCTCCGACCTGACCGTAAACCGAAATGGTTCGGTGGTCACCGTAGCGCCGGACGCCAATCGTTAA
- a CDS encoding SusC/RagA family TonB-linked outer membrane protein — protein MKNNLPVFHRCPVALALGLAGMLTLGSSSAVLADWQPTEKPQQTRNSVRSGKSLKQFLRELEDRHKVHILYNDKAVGSFQVPAKFSPDASVEATLARLLPQFNLKHEKLKDNVYVVAIADTKKLTTDLGTAASTAVASISPQPYLAPAASSVAQERTIAGQVRSSEDNTPQPGVNVAVKGTTRGTTTDADGRYKLSVPDGGTVLVFSAVGFVAREVTVGNQSTIDLKLEVDQKTLSEVVVVGYGTQKKSQLTGAITQVGAKEIQEMPITNLGQALQGRAAGVDVTQTGSKPGTVPRILIRGRRSFNAGNDPLYVVDGIPLAGGYEDMNPSDVQSMEVLKDATATAIYGARGANGVVLITTKRGATKGKTTVSYDSYVGVSKPLDKLELFSGPEFAEFVREAYRSTGGYKDANGNPVPTGVADAFADSKVAVLGGDPAVARGIAEGTDTDWQSLILRNGTMQNHSLGVQGGNDKTQFYISAGYFQDKGITAGLDFTRYSLRANIDHNVNKWLKVGISSYMMYSLRNGENLNPYQFTIQQNPLGRPYDDNGTMIFAPTNDALLTNPLAEIVPGAQVDETKRYRIFNSIFTEFKILPGLKYRVNFGPDFTLGRWGRFVGAWTNERKGGDAQARAQSAFGFNYTLENIVNYTKTFNDKHNLNVTALHSIQRDNYEVYRTEVTGVPAETQQFYNLGNASAVQLVNSNLIPWTINSYMARVNYDYNDKYLMTLTIRRDGSSRFGENSKYGNFPGIALGWNVSNEPFMKGVTWIDLLKVRAGWGKVGNQGVAPYQTQGLLNRTTYAFGTNSAFGYRPNTIGNPDLRWESSATANIGLDYSFFSGRLQGSLELYETNTTALLLSDQLPGSIGFGAVTRNVGQTRNRGIELGFTTFNMNTNSGFKWQTDFQFTKNTEAIISLYNGKVDDIGNGWFIGRPLSTVYDYKKIGIWQTSEADQAKSFASEPGQIKIQDTNGDGRINADDRVIIGSDVPKFSAGITNRFNYKGFDLSFFFFARVGNLIRSGFHQNRNQLAGRYQQIKVDYWTPNNPTNEFPRPKSNQEFPVYNTTLSYFDGTFVKLRNINFGYTFPAPLAQKLRMESLRVYASIQQPAIWSKYRTKYNGIDPETTGLAISETGITPATTVSTIGLNVRF, from the coding sequence ATGAAAAACAATTTACCTGTTTTTCACCGTTGCCCGGTTGCGCTTGCGCTAGGGCTGGCGGGCATGCTGACGCTTGGCAGCAGTTCTGCCGTGCTGGCAGACTGGCAGCCAACCGAAAAACCGCAGCAAACAAGGAACAGTGTCCGTTCCGGTAAGTCACTCAAGCAGTTCCTGCGCGAACTGGAAGACCGTCATAAAGTACACATCCTGTATAATGACAAGGCAGTAGGCAGTTTTCAGGTACCGGCAAAATTCTCGCCCGATGCCAGCGTAGAGGCAACGCTCGCGCGTCTGCTCCCGCAGTTCAACCTGAAACATGAGAAGTTGAAGGACAACGTTTATGTGGTAGCGATAGCGGATACGAAGAAGTTGACCACCGATCTGGGCACCGCGGCAAGCACCGCCGTCGCCTCGATCTCCCCGCAGCCCTACCTCGCCCCGGCGGCTTCGTCGGTAGCGCAGGAGCGGACCATAGCCGGACAGGTACGTTCGAGTGAGGACAACACCCCCCAGCCCGGCGTCAACGTTGCCGTAAAAGGAACAACCCGCGGGACAACCACGGATGCCGACGGACGCTATAAACTGTCGGTGCCCGACGGAGGCACGGTGCTCGTGTTCTCGGCCGTTGGTTTTGTGGCCAGAGAAGTGACCGTCGGCAATCAGTCTACGATTGATTTGAAGCTGGAAGTGGATCAGAAAACCCTGAGCGAAGTTGTCGTGGTGGGTTACGGTACGCAGAAAAAGAGCCAGCTGACGGGAGCCATCACGCAGGTAGGGGCCAAGGAAATTCAGGAAATGCCCATCACCAACCTGGGCCAGGCGCTGCAGGGCCGGGCGGCCGGGGTGGACGTGACCCAGACGGGTTCGAAGCCGGGTACGGTTCCCCGCATCCTGATTCGGGGCCGTCGTTCGTTCAATGCCGGAAACGATCCGCTGTACGTAGTGGACGGAATCCCCCTGGCGGGCGGGTACGAAGACATGAACCCCAGCGACGTGCAGTCCATGGAAGTGCTGAAGGACGCGACGGCCACCGCCATTTACGGTGCCCGTGGTGCCAACGGGGTCGTGCTGATCACGACCAAGCGCGGCGCAACCAAAGGAAAGACGACCGTTTCGTACGATTCGTACGTGGGCGTATCGAAGCCGCTGGATAAACTGGAATTGTTCAGCGGACCCGAATTCGCCGAATTTGTGCGGGAAGCCTACCGCTCGACGGGTGGCTACAAGGACGCCAACGGCAACCCCGTTCCGACGGGCGTCGCCGACGCTTTTGCCGATTCCAAAGTGGCCGTACTGGGCGGTGACCCGGCCGTTGCCCGGGGCATTGCCGAGGGCACTGACACCGACTGGCAGAGCCTGATCCTTCGCAACGGAACCATGCAGAACCACTCCCTGGGCGTACAGGGGGGCAACGATAAGACGCAGTTTTACATCTCCGCCGGTTATTTCCAGGATAAGGGAATCACGGCCGGGCTGGACTTCACGCGTTACTCCCTGCGGGCCAACATCGACCACAACGTCAACAAGTGGCTGAAAGTGGGTATCTCGTCGTACATGATGTACAGCCTCCGCAACGGCGAAAACCTGAACCCCTATCAGTTCACGATTCAGCAGAACCCGCTGGGCCGTCCGTACGATGACAACGGGACAATGATCTTCGCCCCGACCAACGACGCCCTGCTGACCAACCCGCTGGCCGAAATCGTGCCGGGTGCGCAGGTGGACGAAACGAAGCGTTACCGGATTTTCAACAGCATTTTCACCGAGTTCAAGATCCTGCCGGGTTTGAAATACCGCGTGAACTTCGGACCCGACTTTACCCTGGGTCGCTGGGGCCGTTTTGTCGGAGCGTGGACCAACGAGCGTAAAGGCGGCGATGCGCAGGCACGTGCCCAGTCCGCTTTCGGCTTCAACTACACGCTGGAGAACATCGTCAACTATACCAAGACGTTCAACGACAAGCACAACCTGAACGTAACGGCCCTGCACTCCATCCAGCGGGATAATTACGAAGTGTACCGGACGGAAGTAACGGGCGTACCGGCCGAAACCCAGCAGTTCTACAACCTGGGCAACGCCAGCGCCGTGCAGTTGGTCAACAGCAACCTGATTCCGTGGACGATCAACTCGTACATGGCCCGCGTCAACTACGATTACAACGACAAGTACCTCATGACGCTGACGATCCGTCGCGACGGTTCGAGCCGTTTCGGGGAAAACAGCAAGTACGGTAACTTCCCGGGTATCGCCCTCGGCTGGAACGTGAGCAACGAACCGTTCATGAAAGGCGTTACCTGGATCGACCTGCTGAAAGTGCGCGCCGGCTGGGGTAAAGTGGGTAACCAGGGGGTAGCTCCCTACCAGACGCAGGGGCTGCTGAACCGCACTACCTACGCCTTCGGAACCAACTCGGCTTTTGGCTATCGTCCGAACACCATCGGCAACCCGGACCTGCGCTGGGAATCGTCGGCCACGGCGAACATCGGTCTGGACTACAGCTTCTTCAGCGGTCGTCTGCAGGGGTCACTCGAACTGTACGAAACCAACACCACGGCGCTGCTGCTGTCGGACCAGCTGCCGGGCTCTATCGGCTTCGGTGCCGTGACGCGGAACGTCGGTCAGACGCGTAACCGCGGGATCGAACTGGGCTTCACGACCTTCAACATGAATACCAATTCGGGCTTCAAGTGGCAGACGGACTTCCAGTTCACCAAGAACACGGAAGCCATTATCTCGCTCTATAACGGGAAAGTGGACGACATCGGAAACGGCTGGTTCATCGGTCGTCCGCTGAGCACGGTCTACGATTACAAGAAAATCGGCATCTGGCAAACCAGCGAAGCCGACCAGGCCAAGTCGTTCGCCAGCGAACCGGGACAGATCAAGATTCAGGACACCAACGGCGACGGCCGCATCAACGCGGATGACCGCGTGATCATCGGCTCCGACGTGCCCAAGTTCAGCGCCGGGATCACCAACCGGTTCAACTACAAAGGCTTCGACCTGTCGTTCTTCTTCTTCGCCCGTGTCGGTAACCTGATCCGGAGCGGTTTCCACCAGAACCGGAACCAGCTGGCCGGTCGCTACCAGCAGATCAAGGTAGATTACTGGACGCCGAACAACCCGACCAACGAATTCCCGCGGCCGAAGAGCAACCAGGAGTTCCCGGTCTACAACACCACGCTGTCGTACTTCGACGGAACGTTCGTAAAACTGCGGAACATCAACTTTGGCTACACCTTCCCGGCCCCGCTGGCGCAGAAGCTCAGAATGGAATCGCTGCGGGTATACGCCAGCATTCAGCAGCCGGCTATCTGGTCGAAATACCGGACCAAGTACAACGGTATCGATCCCGAAACGACGGGTCTGGCTATCAGCGAGACAGGAATTACGCCGGCCACGACGGTATCGACCATTGGTTTGAATGTCCGTTTCTAA